From a single Calothrix sp. NIES-2098 genomic region:
- a CDS encoding flavin reductase domain-containing protein produces the protein MVAIAENVQHRLTIQTVEIAPNTTAIRSLDWDRDRFDIEFGLQNGTTYNSYLIRGEQTVLIDTSHQKFRELYLETLKSIVNPKTIDYIIVSHTEPDHSGLVEDVLQLAPRATVLASKIALQFLEGLVQATFIV, from the coding sequence ATGGTAGCGATCGCAGAGAACGTTCAGCATCGGCTAACTATACAAACTGTAGAAATTGCCCCTAACACAACGGCGATTCGCTCTCTTGATTGGGATCGCGATCGCTTCGATATCGAATTCGGACTGCAAAATGGAACGACTTACAATTCCTATCTAATTAGGGGCGAGCAAACAGTTTTGATTGATACTTCTCACCAGAAGTTTCGCGAACTGTATTTAGAGACGCTCAAAAGTATTGTAAACCCCAAGACTATTGATTACATTATTGTCAGCCACACAGAGCCAGATCATAGCGGTTTGGTGGAAGATGTGCTTCAGTTAGCGCCGAGAGCCACTGTATTAGCTTCTAAAATTGCATTGCAGTTTTTAGAAGGCTTAGTGCAAGCCACGTTTATAGTGTAA